Proteins from one Nakamurella multipartita DSM 44233 genomic window:
- a CDS encoding S9 family peptidase — protein sequence MPSVDRLAHPIATPPTRLFDDPALESRWQRRFTAVRTSLPHHARDEPNRAYYTANATGRTEVWCWDVSADRHVVATDRPDGTSMATLSADGSTLWWFDDHDGDEFGCWRTQPFGADPTTPAGHPLPDAPAGYPAGLEVGRQLVLAGFADDEGTRIHRSVTGGPSTVVYRHPEDASVSALSTDESIWILAHTEHGDARYPALRAISTADGRVVGELSDAPGRGLHVLAVSPLAGDQRMVIGHERRGRDELLLWDPVAGTATELILDLPGDLDAEFTDDAAALIVRHSHAGRDTVHRVDLRTGTLRALPTARGVVTGVAPRPDGSIWYRWTDGGTAAGLRVLDADGGERELFRPPGEPAPGSSGLQDLWVDGPGGPIHAFLAVPDAAPAVTEGAPWPTVFSVHGGPAAADDDAFDPARAAWLDAGFAVVQVNYRGSTGYGSVWRDALTERIGHTELADIAAVHDHVVATGIADPARSVIAGYSWGGFLTLLALGTQPQRWTAGVAGVPVADYPAAYEDEMEPLRAYDRALFGGSPQEVPQAYRDSSPLTWVDHVRAPVLVLAGANDPRCPIRQIENYLDALAARGAAYQVYRYDAGHGSGVTAERIRQQACEIAFVRQVLAAG from the coding sequence ATGCCTTCTGTCGACCGTCTCGCCCACCCGATCGCCACACCGCCCACGAGGCTGTTCGATGACCCCGCGCTCGAGTCCCGTTGGCAGCGCCGATTCACCGCGGTCCGCACCTCGCTGCCGCACCACGCCCGGGACGAGCCGAACCGCGCGTACTACACCGCCAACGCCACCGGCCGCACCGAGGTCTGGTGCTGGGATGTCAGCGCCGACCGTCATGTGGTGGCCACCGACCGTCCGGACGGCACGTCGATGGCCACCCTGTCCGCCGACGGGTCGACGCTGTGGTGGTTCGACGACCACGACGGCGACGAGTTCGGCTGCTGGCGGACCCAGCCGTTCGGCGCCGACCCGACGACGCCCGCCGGGCACCCGCTGCCGGACGCGCCGGCCGGCTACCCGGCCGGGCTGGAGGTCGGCCGGCAGCTGGTGCTGGCCGGGTTCGCCGACGACGAGGGCACCCGGATCCACCGGAGCGTCACGGGCGGCCCGAGCACGGTCGTCTACCGGCATCCCGAGGACGCCTCGGTCAGCGCGCTGAGCACCGACGAGTCCATCTGGATCCTCGCCCACACCGAGCACGGCGACGCCAGGTACCCAGCGCTGCGGGCGATCTCGACCGCCGACGGACGGGTGGTCGGCGAGCTCTCGGATGCGCCCGGACGCGGCCTGCACGTGCTGGCGGTCAGCCCGCTGGCCGGCGATCAGCGCATGGTGATCGGCCATGAGCGGCGGGGCCGGGACGAGCTGCTGCTGTGGGATCCGGTCGCCGGGACGGCCACCGAGCTGATCCTGGACCTGCCCGGCGATCTGGACGCCGAATTCACCGACGACGCCGCGGCGTTGATCGTCCGGCACAGCCATGCCGGCCGGGACACCGTGCATCGCGTTGACCTGAGGACCGGCACCCTGCGCGCACTGCCCACCGCGCGCGGGGTGGTGACCGGTGTCGCCCCGCGCCCCGACGGGTCGATCTGGTACCGCTGGACCGACGGCGGCACCGCGGCCGGGCTGCGCGTGCTCGACGCCGACGGCGGCGAGCGGGAGCTGTTCCGCCCGCCCGGCGAGCCCGCCCCGGGCAGCAGCGGGTTGCAGGACCTGTGGGTGGACGGCCCGGGTGGGCCGATCCATGCCTTCCTGGCCGTCCCGGATGCGGCGCCGGCGGTGACGGAGGGCGCGCCGTGGCCGACCGTGTTCTCGGTGCACGGGGGTCCGGCAGCGGCCGACGACGACGCGTTCGACCCCGCCCGGGCGGCCTGGTTGGACGCCGGGTTCGCGGTGGTGCAGGTCAACTACCGGGGGTCGACCGGCTACGGGTCGGTCTGGCGGGATGCCCTGACCGAACGCATCGGGCACACCGAGCTGGCCGACATCGCCGCCGTGCACGACCATGTCGTCGCGACCGGAATCGCCGACCCGGCCCGCTCGGTGATCGCCGGGTATTCCTGGGGCGGGTTTCTGACGCTGCTCGCGCTGGGCACTCAGCCGCAGCGGTGGACCGCGGGCGTGGCCGGGGTCCCGGTCGCCGACTACCCGGCCGCCTACGAGGACGAGATGGAGCCGCTGCGCGCCTACGACCGGGCCCTGTTCGGCGGGTCGCCGCAGGAGGTACCGCAGGCCTACCGCGATTCGTCACCGCTGACCTGGGTGGACCACGTCCGGGCACCGGTGCTGGTGCTGGCCGGGGCGAACGACCCGCGGTGCCCCATTCGGCAGATCGAGAATTACCTGGACGCGCTGGCCGCGCGCGGCGCCGCCTATCAGGTCTACCGGTACGACGCCGGGCACGGCTCGGGCGTCACCGCCGAGCGGATCCGCCAGCAGGCCTGCGAGATCGCGTTCGTCCGGCAGGTGCTGGCGGCCGGCTGA
- a CDS encoding fascin domain-containing protein, producing the protein MTKGRRQHAGLVHMSVRGRALVAALLVALAAGLTVVVAPGAAAQPLVVQAARANCDGANPTPAARAAAVRTTIGVAKSMGVGRQGQIIAVMVMQQESSLRNLANDGTSQQSASWPWPGRAYWLATTKLSLRYPHDKFGAFDGAHDTDSIGLYQQRPAYGWGDYGVSNGKTDPVGVVRRLLDPRWQAMAFFGGPRSAAPTSGLLDIPGWQYLTLNNAAQRVQGSNNPTLYGQWESLATAYVDANQDAPAIDLPWSPGGGRDLAGCAEPLVISLKAQANGRWVVAENGGASPLIANRTAIGSWEQYDLIVSSGTRVTLRSHANGAFVCAENGGASSLIANRGAADLWETFILIPNADSTISLRSAVNYRLVTAENGGGAPLIANRTAVDTWEKFDLVGS; encoded by the coding sequence GTGACCAAAGGTCGTCGTCAACACGCGGGGCTGGTGCATATGAGTGTTCGTGGTCGGGCGCTGGTCGCGGCATTGCTGGTGGCTCTGGCCGCCGGGCTGACCGTAGTGGTCGCCCCCGGCGCGGCCGCGCAGCCGCTGGTCGTCCAGGCGGCGCGGGCGAACTGCGACGGCGCCAATCCCACCCCGGCCGCGCGGGCGGCGGCGGTACGCACCACCATCGGGGTCGCCAAATCGATGGGCGTGGGCCGGCAGGGACAGATCATCGCGGTGATGGTGATGCAGCAGGAGTCCTCGCTGCGCAATCTGGCCAACGACGGCACCAGTCAACAAAGTGCGTCGTGGCCGTGGCCGGGCCGGGCCTATTGGCTGGCCACCACCAAACTGTCCTTGCGGTACCCGCATGACAAGTTCGGCGCGTTCGATGGCGCTCATGACACCGACTCGATCGGCCTCTATCAGCAGCGTCCCGCCTACGGCTGGGGCGACTACGGGGTGAGCAACGGAAAGACCGATCCTGTCGGGGTGGTCCGGCGTCTGCTCGATCCGCGCTGGCAGGCCATGGCGTTCTTTGGCGGTCCCCGTAGCGCGGCGCCTACCTCGGGGCTGCTGGACATACCGGGGTGGCAGTACTTGACGCTCAACAATGCCGCCCAGCGGGTGCAGGGAAGCAACAACCCGACCCTTTACGGGCAGTGGGAATCGCTCGCGACCGCGTACGTAGACGCTAACCAGGACGCTCCGGCGATCGATCTGCCATGGTCACCCGGCGGCGGCCGAGACCTGGCCGGCTGTGCCGAGCCGCTGGTGATCAGCCTCAAAGCTCAAGCGAATGGCCGGTGGGTGGTAGCCGAAAACGGCGGGGCTTCCCCGCTGATCGCCAATCGAACCGCGATTGGCTCCTGGGAGCAGTATGACCTCATCGTCTCCAGTGGCACCCGGGTGACGTTGCGCTCGCACGCCAACGGCGCCTTCGTGTGCGCTGAGAACGGAGGGGCCTCCAGCCTCATCGCCAACCGTGGGGCGGCCGACCTGTGGGAGACATTCATCCTGATCCCCAATGCGGACTCGACGATCTCGCTGAGATCGGCGGTCAACTACCGGCTGGTCACCGCCGAGAACGGGGGCGGGGCGCCGCTCATTGCCAATCGGACAGCTGTCGACACCTGGGAGAAGTTTGATCTGGTCGGCTCCTGA
- a CDS encoding metallophosphoesterase, giving the protein MPASTAPAPGPSAGGRPSRGRTLAAAAGGLALTGVATAAWSTLVEPRAFTLRRVDLPVLDHGAWPIRVLHLSDLHIVPDQRRKIEWVSALADLRPDLVINTGDTLSHLRAVPTALAAFGDLLDLPGAFVFGNNDFYAPVPKSPHRYFMPRSPAPIRGTSLPWQDLRAGMAERGWIDLNNAKTTIDLRGQRLALAGVNDAYTKRDHYELIEGPADQDAVLRLGVTHTPEPRILDRFALDGYDLILAGHTHGGQIRVPGLGAVVTNCGLDRSRARGVSRWGSHTMLNVSAGLGTSPYMPMRLCCRPEATLLTLRARPA; this is encoded by the coding sequence ATGCCTGCATCCACCGCACCCGCACCCGGACCCTCCGCCGGCGGGCGTCCGTCCCGCGGACGGACCCTGGCGGCGGCGGCCGGGGGCCTTGCCCTCACCGGTGTCGCGACGGCCGCCTGGTCGACGCTGGTGGAACCACGGGCCTTCACGCTGCGCCGGGTCGACCTGCCGGTGCTCGATCACGGGGCGTGGCCGATCCGCGTGCTGCACCTGTCCGACCTGCACATCGTTCCGGATCAGCGGCGCAAGATCGAGTGGGTCAGTGCCCTGGCCGACCTGCGGCCCGACCTGGTCATCAACACCGGCGACACGCTCTCGCACCTGCGGGCCGTGCCGACCGCGCTGGCCGCGTTCGGTGACCTGCTGGACCTGCCCGGGGCGTTCGTCTTCGGCAACAACGACTTCTACGCCCCGGTGCCCAAGTCGCCGCACCGCTACTTCATGCCCCGCAGCCCGGCCCCGATCCGCGGCACCAGCCTGCCCTGGCAGGACCTGCGCGCCGGCATGGCCGAGCGGGGCTGGATCGACCTGAACAACGCCAAGACCACGATCGACCTGCGTGGGCAGCGGCTGGCCCTGGCCGGGGTCAACGACGCCTACACCAAGCGGGATCACTACGAGCTGATCGAGGGCCCGGCCGACCAGGACGCGGTGCTGCGGCTGGGCGTCACCCACACCCCCGAGCCCCGCATCCTGGACCGCTTCGCGCTGGACGGCTACGACCTGATCCTGGCCGGCCACACCCACGGCGGACAGATCCGCGTACCCGGCCTGGGTGCCGTGGTCACCAACTGCGGTCTGGACCGCTCCCGGGCCCGCGGGGTGTCCCGCTGGGGCTCGCACACCATGCTCAACGTCTCCGCCGGCCTGGGCACCAGCCCCTATATGCCGATGCGCCTGTGCTGCCGCCCCGAGGCCACCCTGCTGACCCTGCGGGCCCGTCCGGCCTGA
- a CDS encoding penicillin-binding protein, producing MSGLGRLILGTLLAGVLVAGLLLPYSVGMGIASNAVTDAIDGAQADPLTAEIPLRTTVTDATGAPIATLYNQNRVYVPLSSISDYLQVAVVSMEDRRFYQHQGVDWRGTVRAMLRNAQADAAAQGGSTLTQQYVKNYLYLVEAKTEAEKADAIATTPIRKLKEAKLALQVEQTLSKAEILERYLNLVAFGPSQYGAEAASQWFFGTSADKLTLAQAALLAGMVNNPPKYNPLDENHVQDARDRRDLVLDVMVSTGRLSKATAEATKQQDLGLNPKRTRNGCIPADNSQTNGYFCQYVLDYLSNAGFDSDTVAEAGWTIKTTMDPTVMAAAKAAATANADPSVPGVERIANTVAVVGKDEPRKVLALAANRPYGLDPTKGETVQRLPTTFAPLGAGSTFKIFTAAAAMEMGLGTNTTIDVPAQYESPLVPSATFKNATSYPTSMTLAQALATSPNTGFVALEDQVGLQKVAEMAVRLGLKGYQLDAGDVDPAFASAGTDYTAQVTAQKMASFTLGVSPVSPLELANVGATLNSDGKWCPPTPVDTITDRNGKFVTWDKTPCEQAVPAELARTLAVAMEGDFTGSGTAAASASAAGWSWTAAGKTGTTQEYKSSAFLGFTPEMSASVIAWDSEPRPQSICKDPIRSCSTDEAMSGSGMGGGSIPAATWMATMKPLKENQPDTFFRPASTTYIKGSASTQVPNVVGKNVDDAKTLLTAAGFTVAVAPKQDTGASVNIVVDQNPKTTALPGGQITLGVSAGGSGG from the coding sequence ATGAGCGGTCTGGGGCGTTTGATTCTGGGCACCCTGTTGGCCGGGGTGCTGGTGGCGGGGCTGTTGTTGCCCTATTCCGTGGGGATGGGCATCGCGTCGAACGCGGTGACCGATGCCATCGACGGGGCCCAGGCGGACCCGCTGACCGCGGAGATCCCCCTGCGCACCACCGTCACCGACGCCACCGGGGCGCCGATTGCGACCCTGTACAACCAGAACCGGGTGTACGTCCCGCTGTCCTCGATCTCGGACTACCTGCAGGTCGCTGTCGTGTCGATGGAGGACCGCCGGTTCTACCAGCACCAGGGCGTCGACTGGCGCGGCACCGTGCGGGCCATGCTGCGCAACGCGCAGGCCGACGCGGCCGCCCAGGGCGGTTCGACCCTGACCCAGCAGTACGTGAAGAACTACCTGTACCTGGTGGAGGCCAAGACCGAGGCCGAGAAGGCCGACGCGATCGCCACCACCCCCATCCGCAAGCTCAAGGAAGCCAAGCTCGCCCTCCAGGTGGAGCAGACGCTGAGCAAGGCCGAGATCCTCGAGCGGTACCTGAACCTGGTCGCCTTCGGGCCCTCCCAGTACGGCGCCGAGGCGGCGTCCCAGTGGTTCTTCGGCACGTCCGCGGACAAGCTGACCCTGGCCCAGGCCGCCCTGCTGGCCGGCATGGTCAACAACCCGCCCAAGTACAACCCGCTCGACGAGAACCACGTGCAGGACGCACGGGACCGTCGTGACCTGGTGCTGGACGTCATGGTCAGCACCGGCCGGCTGTCCAAGGCCACGGCCGAGGCGACCAAGCAGCAGGACCTGGGGCTGAACCCGAAGCGGACCCGCAACGGCTGCATCCCGGCGGACAACTCGCAGACCAACGGGTACTTCTGCCAGTACGTGCTGGACTACCTGTCCAACGCGGGCTTCGACAGCGACACGGTCGCCGAGGCCGGCTGGACGATCAAGACCACCATGGATCCCACGGTGATGGCGGCGGCGAAGGCCGCGGCCACTGCCAACGCCGACCCGTCGGTGCCCGGGGTCGAGCGCATCGCCAACACCGTCGCCGTCGTCGGCAAGGACGAACCCCGCAAGGTGCTGGCCCTGGCCGCGAACCGGCCCTACGGCCTGGACCCGACCAAGGGCGAGACCGTGCAGCGGCTGCCCACCACCTTCGCCCCGCTGGGGGCGGGATCGACCTTCAAGATCTTCACCGCGGCCGCCGCGATGGAGATGGGACTGGGCACCAACACCACCATCGACGTGCCGGCCCAGTACGAGAGCCCGCTGGTGCCGTCCGCGACGTTCAAGAACGCGACCAGCTACCCGACGTCGATGACGTTGGCGCAGGCCCTGGCCACCTCCCCGAACACCGGCTTCGTCGCCCTCGAGGACCAGGTCGGCCTGCAAAAGGTCGCCGAGATGGCGGTTCGGCTGGGCCTCAAGGGCTACCAACTGGACGCCGGCGACGTCGATCCGGCGTTCGCCAGCGCCGGCACCGACTACACCGCGCAGGTCACCGCCCAGAAGATGGCCTCGTTCACGCTGGGTGTGTCGCCGGTCAGCCCGCTGGAGCTGGCCAACGTCGGAGCGACGCTGAACTCGGACGGCAAGTGGTGCCCGCCCACCCCGGTGGACACCATCACCGACCGCAACGGCAAGTTCGTCACCTGGGACAAGACCCCCTGTGAGCAGGCCGTGCCGGCCGAGCTGGCCCGGACCCTGGCCGTGGCCATGGAGGGTGACTTCACCGGCAGCGGCACCGCGGCGGCCAGCGCGTCGGCGGCCGGCTGGAGCTGGACGGCGGCCGGCAAGACCGGCACCACCCAGGAGTACAAGTCCTCGGCCTTCCTCGGCTTCACCCCCGAGATGAGCGCCTCGGTCATCGCCTGGGACTCCGAACCGCGACCTCAGTCGATCTGCAAGGACCCGATCCGGTCCTGCTCGACCGACGAGGCAATGAGCGGCTCCGGGATGGGCGGTGGCTCGATCCCGGCCGCCACCTGGATGGCCACCATGAAGCCGCTGAAGGAGAACCAGCCGGACACGTTCTTCCGGCCGGCGTCGACCACCTACATCAAGGGCTCGGCCAGCACGCAGGTGCCCAACGTGGTGGGCAAGAACGTGGACGATGCGAAGACGCTGCTGACCGCGGCCGGCTTCACGGTGGCCGTCGCCCCCAAGCAGGACACCGGCGCCTCGGTCAACATCGTGGTCGACCAGAACCCCAAGACGACCGCGCTGCCCGGCGGGCAGATCACCTTGGGAGTCTCGGCGGGCGGGTCCGGCGGCTGA
- a CDS encoding ArsA family ATPase: MPTRSAAGANPVLDLAPLLADPRTTIVVTCGSGGVGKTTTAAAMALWAADAGRNVAVLTIDPAKRLAQSLGLDELDNDPRRVDVPLASPDGQLWAMMLDTRRTFDEMVSAHSTPERAQAILSNPFYQVISSSFSGTQEYMAMEKLATLAATNQFDLIVVDTPPSRSALDFLDAPQRLSSFMDGRMIKLLATPSRGVMKIVGAGFTLFSKAVTTVLGGQLLTDAAQFVQLFEDMFGGFRERAQATYELLRAPGTKFVVVSICEGDALREASYFTDRLRAEHMPLAGLILNRTHPPLADLAAGPAQLATDKLGDAAPLAAAVLDIHRQRLEVRAAELHMRGRFDRVHSDLPVVEVPALPSDAHDLPALREIGLRLTHGTSYRPAETG, from the coding sequence ATGCCCACACGCTCCGCGGCGGGGGCCAACCCCGTCCTGGACCTGGCCCCGCTGCTGGCCGACCCGCGGACCACCATCGTGGTGACCTGCGGATCCGGTGGCGTCGGCAAGACGACCACGGCCGCGGCGATGGCGCTGTGGGCGGCCGACGCCGGCCGCAACGTCGCCGTGCTGACCATCGATCCCGCGAAGCGGTTGGCCCAGTCGCTGGGGCTGGACGAGCTGGACAACGACCCCCGCCGGGTCGACGTCCCGCTGGCCAGTCCGGACGGGCAGCTGTGGGCGATGATGCTGGACACCCGCCGCACCTTTGACGAGATGGTCTCGGCCCACTCCACCCCGGAGCGGGCCCAGGCGATCCTGTCCAACCCCTTCTACCAGGTCATCTCCTCCTCGTTCTCGGGCACGCAGGAATACATGGCCATGGAGAAACTGGCCACGCTGGCCGCGACCAACCAGTTCGACCTGATCGTGGTGGACACCCCGCCGAGTCGGTCGGCGCTGGACTTCCTGGACGCACCGCAGCGGCTGTCCTCCTTCATGGACGGCCGGATGATCAAGCTGCTGGCCACCCCCAGCCGGGGCGTGATGAAGATCGTCGGCGCCGGGTTCACCCTGTTCTCCAAGGCGGTCACCACCGTCCTGGGCGGGCAGCTGCTGACCGATGCCGCCCAGTTCGTGCAGTTGTTCGAGGACATGTTCGGCGGCTTCCGGGAACGGGCCCAGGCCACCTACGAGCTGCTGCGGGCGCCGGGCACCAAGTTCGTCGTGGTCTCGATCTGCGAGGGCGACGCGCTGCGCGAGGCGTCCTACTTCACCGACCGGCTGCGGGCCGAGCACATGCCGCTGGCCGGACTGATCCTGAACCGGACGCATCCACCGCTGGCCGACCTGGCCGCCGGCCCGGCCCAGCTCGCGACCGACAAGCTCGGCGATGCGGCGCCGCTGGCGGCCGCGGTGCTGGACATCCACCGGCAGCGGCTGGAGGTCCGGGCCGCCGAACTGCACATGCGGGGCCGCTTCGACCGGGTGCACTCGGACCTGCCGGTGGTCGAGGTACCGGCGTTGCCCTCGGACGCGCACGATCTGCCCGCGCTGCGCGAGATCGGGCTCCGGCTCACCCACGGGACCTCGTACCGGCCGGCCGAAACCGGATAG
- a CDS encoding ArsA-related P-loop ATPase, whose amino-acid sequence MSALPTPVAHPATDADAIEPSTAASTTEPWTGACRRARLHVITGKGGTGKTTVAAALALALATNGRRVLLVEVEERQGIARLFDVPPLPYQEKKVAVATGGGEVRALAVDVEAALLEYFEMFYNLGFAGRSLKKMGAVEFATTLAPGLRDVLLTGKVKETVTRIGSDNRPVYDEVVLDAPPTGRVVTFLGVTEAMSGLAKRGPIHSQAEGVVRLLHSPDTIVHLVTLLEDMPVTETLEAIEQLRAQSLPVGTIIVNAATSPQLPRAALDAAARGELDTDGLADALRAAGVEPTPAVLDGLREQATEHAIRVLDEQQCREQLAAAGLPMLELPRLVEGGDLGGVYELADRLAEQGVD is encoded by the coding sequence ATGAGCGCGCTGCCCACACCTGTCGCCCACCCGGCGACCGATGCCGACGCGATCGAGCCGTCGACCGCAGCGTCAACCACCGAGCCGTGGACCGGAGCCTGCCGGCGGGCCCGCCTGCACGTCATCACCGGCAAGGGCGGCACCGGCAAGACCACCGTGGCCGCCGCGCTGGCCCTGGCGCTGGCCACCAACGGGCGCCGCGTCCTGCTGGTCGAGGTGGAGGAACGCCAGGGCATCGCCCGGCTGTTCGACGTGCCCCCGCTGCCCTACCAGGAGAAGAAGGTGGCCGTCGCCACCGGCGGCGGCGAGGTCCGGGCGTTGGCCGTCGATGTCGAGGCCGCGCTGCTGGAGTACTTCGAGATGTTCTACAACCTCGGCTTCGCCGGCCGCAGCCTGAAAAAGATGGGGGCGGTGGAGTTCGCCACCACCCTGGCCCCCGGCCTGCGCGACGTGCTGCTGACCGGCAAGGTCAAGGAGACGGTCACCCGGATCGGCTCGGACAACCGTCCGGTCTATGACGAGGTGGTGCTCGACGCCCCGCCGACCGGCCGGGTAGTCACCTTCCTGGGCGTCACCGAGGCCATGTCCGGCCTGGCCAAACGCGGGCCGATCCACAGCCAGGCCGAGGGCGTCGTGCGGTTGCTGCACTCGCCGGACACGATCGTGCACCTGGTCACCCTGCTCGAGGACATGCCGGTCACCGAGACCCTGGAGGCGATCGAACAGCTGCGGGCGCAGAGCCTGCCGGTCGGCACGATCATCGTGAACGCGGCCACCTCCCCGCAGCTGCCCCGCGCGGCCTTGGACGCGGCGGCCCGCGGCGAGCTGGACACCGACGGGCTGGCCGACGCGCTGCGGGCGGCCGGCGTCGAGCCGACCCCCGCCGTCCTGGACGGCCTGCGGGAGCAGGCCACCGAGCACGCCATCCGGGTGCTGGACGAGCAGCAGTGCCGCGAGCAGCTGGCCGCCGCCGGGCTGCCCATGCTGGAGCTGCCCCGGCTGGTCGAGGGCGGCGACCTCGGCGGCGTCTACGAGCTGGCCGACCGGCTGGCCGAGCAGGGAGTGGACTGA
- a CDS encoding OsmC family protein, giving the protein MADPRHPRPVDPLDPVADTGRVRVDRTGPGRYAAGNGRATAIPIGLAGSAGAYSPTELLRIALAGCVGLSADHVVSRRLGGESEVSIAVTGDHDPVERRFTRLASTMTLDLSGLDPQAQEQLRAVVTRAVHRYCTVGRTLEHATPVPLAVVGSA; this is encoded by the coding sequence ATGGCCGACCCCCGCCACCCCCGTCCCGTCGACCCGCTCGACCCGGTCGCCGACACCGGACGGGTGCGGGTGGACCGAACCGGGCCGGGCCGCTACGCCGCCGGTAACGGCCGGGCGACCGCCATTCCGATCGGTCTGGCCGGCTCCGCGGGCGCGTACTCGCCCACCGAGCTGCTGCGGATCGCGCTGGCCGGCTGCGTGGGCCTGTCCGCCGATCATGTGGTCTCCCGCCGGCTGGGCGGCGAGAGCGAGGTCAGCATCGCGGTGACCGGCGATCACGACCCGGTCGAGCGACGATTCACCCGACTGGCCTCCACGATGACCCTCGATCTGTCCGGCCTGGATCCGCAGGCCCAGGAGCAATTGCGCGCGGTGGTGACCCGGGCCGTGCACCGCTACTGCACCGTCGGGCGCACCCTGGAGCACGCCACCCCGGTGCCGCTCGCCGTGGTGGGTTCGGCATGA
- a CDS encoding RidA family protein, protein MTSPSARLAELGITLPQVATPAGSYLPTARTGNLLFTAGQLPFVDGRLPATGKVGAEVSPEDAKEYARLAGLNVLAAIDSAVGLDAVERVVKIVGFVASAEGFTGQPGVINGVSDLMAEVFGEAGRHARSAVGVAELPLGSPVEVEAIVQVR, encoded by the coding sequence GTGACCAGCCCGTCCGCCCGCCTGGCCGAGTTGGGCATCACGCTGCCGCAGGTCGCCACCCCGGCCGGTTCCTACCTGCCGACCGCGCGCACCGGGAACCTGCTGTTCACGGCGGGCCAGCTGCCCTTCGTGGACGGCCGGCTGCCGGCCACCGGCAAGGTCGGGGCCGAGGTCTCGCCCGAGGACGCCAAGGAGTACGCCCGGCTGGCCGGGCTGAACGTGCTGGCCGCCATCGACTCGGCCGTCGGCCTGGATGCGGTGGAGCGGGTGGTCAAGATCGTCGGGTTCGTCGCGTCCGCGGAGGGCTTCACCGGCCAGCCCGGCGTGATCAACGGGGTGTCCGACCTGATGGCCGAGGTCTTCGGCGAGGCCGGCCGGCACGCCCGGTCCGCGGTCGGGGTGGCCGAACTGCCGCTCGGCTCGCCGGTCGAGGTGGAAGCGATCGTTCAGGTTCGCTGA
- a CDS encoding MBL fold metallo-hydrolase, with protein MHRSWQWVVDDCDVRIGVTTSRRDRTTSTLVVADGHALLVDPSWDPDELAGLAADVAAAGIEVALGFATHAHHDHLLWHPALGSAPRLASPAVARQCAADRDAIVAGLGPDWPAQLADLVGRVDAVGLGAGGPDAGGLREGGPGAVAGTALDWPGPEVRLLTHDAHSPGHTALWLPEQRVLIAGDMLSDVELPLLEDSTPAAYAAGLARLREPAAQARVLIPGHGRIAADGAAALRWAADQAYLSALTRGRTPVDDRLRQPGMAQAHAANLATAAAELGPPPGR; from the coding sequence ATGCACCGGAGCTGGCAGTGGGTGGTGGACGATTGCGACGTCCGGATCGGGGTGACGACGAGCCGGCGGGACCGCACCACCAGCACGCTGGTCGTCGCGGACGGCCACGCCCTGCTGGTCGACCCGTCCTGGGATCCCGACGAGCTGGCCGGGCTGGCCGCGGACGTGGCCGCCGCCGGCATCGAGGTCGCGCTCGGGTTCGCCACCCACGCCCACCACGACCACCTGCTCTGGCACCCGGCCCTGGGTTCGGCGCCCCGTCTGGCGTCGCCTGCCGTGGCCCGGCAGTGCGCGGCCGACCGCGACGCGATCGTCGCCGGCCTGGGCCCGGACTGGCCGGCCCAGCTGGCCGACCTGGTCGGACGGGTCGACGCAGTAGGCCTCGGCGCAGGAGGCCCGGACGCAGGAGGCCTCCGCGAAGGAGGGCCCGGCGCAGTGGCCGGGACGGCGCTGGATTGGCCCGGACCGGAGGTCCGGCTGCTCACCCATGACGCGCATTCCCCCGGCCACACCGCGCTCTGGCTGCCCGAACAGCGCGTCCTGATCGCCGGGGACATGCTCAGCGACGTCGAGCTGCCGCTGCTGGAGGACTCGACCCCGGCCGCGTACGCCGCCGGGCTGGCCCGGCTGCGCGAGCCGGCGGCGCAGGCCCGGGTCCTGATCCCCGGCCACGGCCGAATCGCCGCGGACGGGGCCGCGGCGCTCCGCTGGGCGGCCGACCAGGCCTATCTGAGCGCCCTGACCCGCGGCCGGACGCCGGTCGACGACCGGCTCCGGCAACCCGGCATGGCCCAGGCCCACGCGGCCAACCTGGCCACCGCCGCCGCGGAGCTCGGACCGCCGCCGGGTCGCTGA